A single genomic interval of Heliangelus exortis chromosome 20, bHelExo1.hap1, whole genome shotgun sequence harbors:
- the ARSG gene encoding arylsulfatase G isoform X1 translates to MGTPSPEVVLVLMVLVGLVGPRATCGQPNFIVILADDVGWGDLGANWAETKETPHLDELAAEGTRFVDFHSAASTCSPSRASLLTGRLGARNGVTHNFAVTSVGGLPLNETTLAEVLREAGYSTGAIGKWHLGHHGHHHPSFRGFDYYFGIPYSHDMGCTDTPGYNLPPCPPCPHHGTAARRKDCYPEVALPLFENITIIQQPVNLSSLAARYAEVAARFIQQASHSGRPFFLYLALAHMHVPLGVPSLPTPGGIYGAGLREMDALVGQIKRVADSHGKGKTLLWFTGDNGPWAQKCELAGRLGPFVGAWQRQRGGSSAKQTTWEGGHRVPALAYWPGHIPAGRTSPALLSTLDIFPTLVALAGAVLPPNRRFDGLDVSPVLFGWSDVGHKVLLHPNSGAAGKDGEIETLRLAQYKAFYTTGGAVACDGSVGPAEHHQPPLIFNLDPDIQEQEPLDVASREYQAVLPTISRVYTQALEDISTDNISVADYSKDPSATPCCNRQHLACRCQVPLSQAAPLDPGTEKRAPWLCF, encoded by the exons ATGGGGACCCCCTCCCCagaggtggtgctggtgctgatgGTGCTGGTTGGGCTGGTGGGTCCCCGTGCCACGTGTGGGCAGCCCAACTTCATTGTCATCCTGGCTGATGATGTGGGCTGGGGGGACCTGGGGGCCAACTGGGCAGAGACGAAGGAGACCCCACATTTGGATGAGTTGGCAGCTGAAGGGACAAG gttTGTGGATTTCCACTCAGCTGCTTCCACCTGCTCTCCATCCCGTGCCTCTCTGCTGACAGGGCGTCTCGGGGCACGCAATGGGGTCACCCACAACTTTGCTGTCACCTCAGTGGGTGGCCTCCCCCTCAATGAGACCACCCTGGCCGAGGTGCTGAGGGAGGCTGGGTACAGCACGGGGGCTATAG GCAAGTGGCACCTGGGACACCACGGCCACCATCACCCCAGCTTCCGTG GCTTTGACTACTACTTTGGGATCCCCTACAGCCACGACATGGGCTGCACAGACACCCCTGGGTACAACCTgcccccctgcccaccctgcccacACCACGGCACGGCTGCCAG AAGGAAGGACTGTTACCCAGAGGTAGCCCTTCCTCTCTTTGAGAACATCACCATCATCCAGCAGCCTGTCAAcctcagcagcctggcagctcgCTACGCAGAGGTGGCAGCACGGTTCATCCAGCAGGCCAG CCACAGTGGTCGCCCCTTCTTCCTCTACCTGGCACTGGCCCATATGCACGTCCCCCTGGGGGTCCCCTCACTGCCCACCCCCGGGGGCATCTATGGAGCTGGCCTGAGGGAGATGGATGCCCTGGTGGGACAGATCAAGAGGGTTGCTGACAGCCATGGGAAGGGCAAGACACTCCTGTGGTTCACAG GTGACAATGGCCCCTGGGCACAGAAGTGTGAGCTGGCAGGACGTCTGGGGCCGTTTGTGGGGGCCTGGCAGAGGCAGCGAG GTGGCAGCTCAGCCAAGCAAACGACCTGGGAAGGAGGACACCGGGTCCCAGCACTGGCTTATTGGCCCGGCCACATCCCTGCCGGGAGGAcgagccctgctctgctcag caccctggaCATCTTTCCTACACTGGTGGCCTTGGCTGGGGCTGTCCTGCCCCCAAACAGACGTTTTGATGGCTTGGATGTGTCCCCAGTCCTCTTTGGGTGGTCGGATGTGGGGCACAAG GTTCTGCTGCACCCCAACAGTGGGGCAGCTGGGAAGGATGGTGAGATAGAGACCCTGCGGCTGGCACAGTACAAGGCCTTTTACACCACAG GAGGGGCAGTGGCTTGCGACGGGAGTGTTGGGCCAGCTGAGCATCACCAGCCACCCCTCATTTTTAATCTGGATCCTGATATCCAGGAGCAGGAGCCTTTGGATGTGGCATCCAGGGAATATCAGGCAGTGCTGCCCACAATCAGCAGGGTTTACACCCAAGCTCTGGAGGACATCTCAACAGACAACATCTCAGTGGCAGATTATTCCAAGGATCCATCCGCAACCCCTTGCTGCAACAGGCAGCACCTGGCCTGCAGGTGCCAAGTGCCCCTGTCTCAGGCAGCCCCACTGGACCCTGGCACAGAAAAAAGAGCACCCtggctttgtttttaa
- the ARSG gene encoding arylsulfatase G isoform X2, giving the protein MGTPSPEVVLVLMVLVGLVGPRATCGQPNFIVILADDVGWGDLGANWAETKETPHLDELAAEGTRFVDFHSAASTCSPSRASLLTGRLGARNGVTHNFAVTSVGGLPLNETTLAEVLREAGYSTGAIGKWHLGHHGHHHPSFRGFDYYFGIPYSHDMGCTDTPGYNLPPCPPCPHHGTAASRIRRKDCYPEVALPLFENITIIQQPVNLSSLAARYAEVAARFIQQASHSGRPFFLYLALAHMHVPLGVPSLPTPGGIYGAGLREMDALVGQIKRVADSHGKGKTLLWFTGDNGPWAQKCELAGRLGPFVGAWQRQRGGSSAKQTTWEGGHRVPALAYWPGHIPAGRTSPALLSTLDIFPTLVALAGAVLPPNRRFDGLDVSPVLFGWSDVGHKVLLHPNSGAAGKDGEIETLRLAQYKAFYTTGGAVACDGSVGPAEHHQPPLIFNLDPDIQEQEPLDVASREYQAVLPTISRVYTQALEDISTDNISVADYSKDPSATPCCNRQHLACRCQVPLSQAAPLDPGTEKRAPWLCF; this is encoded by the exons ATGGGGACCCCCTCCCCagaggtggtgctggtgctgatgGTGCTGGTTGGGCTGGTGGGTCCCCGTGCCACGTGTGGGCAGCCCAACTTCATTGTCATCCTGGCTGATGATGTGGGCTGGGGGGACCTGGGGGCCAACTGGGCAGAGACGAAGGAGACCCCACATTTGGATGAGTTGGCAGCTGAAGGGACAAG gttTGTGGATTTCCACTCAGCTGCTTCCACCTGCTCTCCATCCCGTGCCTCTCTGCTGACAGGGCGTCTCGGGGCACGCAATGGGGTCACCCACAACTTTGCTGTCACCTCAGTGGGTGGCCTCCCCCTCAATGAGACCACCCTGGCCGAGGTGCTGAGGGAGGCTGGGTACAGCACGGGGGCTATAG GCAAGTGGCACCTGGGACACCACGGCCACCATCACCCCAGCTTCCGTG GCTTTGACTACTACTTTGGGATCCCCTACAGCCACGACATGGGCTGCACAGACACCCCTGGGTACAACCTgcccccctgcccaccctgcccacACCACGGCACGGCTGCCAG CAGGATCAGAAGGAAGGACTGTTACCCAGAGGTAGCCCTTCCTCTCTTTGAGAACATCACCATCATCCAGCAGCCTGTCAAcctcagcagcctggcagctcgCTACGCAGAGGTGGCAGCACGGTTCATCCAGCAGGCCAG CCACAGTGGTCGCCCCTTCTTCCTCTACCTGGCACTGGCCCATATGCACGTCCCCCTGGGGGTCCCCTCACTGCCCACCCCCGGGGGCATCTATGGAGCTGGCCTGAGGGAGATGGATGCCCTGGTGGGACAGATCAAGAGGGTTGCTGACAGCCATGGGAAGGGCAAGACACTCCTGTGGTTCACAG GTGACAATGGCCCCTGGGCACAGAAGTGTGAGCTGGCAGGACGTCTGGGGCCGTTTGTGGGGGCCTGGCAGAGGCAGCGAG GTGGCAGCTCAGCCAAGCAAACGACCTGGGAAGGAGGACACCGGGTCCCAGCACTGGCTTATTGGCCCGGCCACATCCCTGCCGGGAGGAcgagccctgctctgctcag caccctggaCATCTTTCCTACACTGGTGGCCTTGGCTGGGGCTGTCCTGCCCCCAAACAGACGTTTTGATGGCTTGGATGTGTCCCCAGTCCTCTTTGGGTGGTCGGATGTGGGGCACAAG GTTCTGCTGCACCCCAACAGTGGGGCAGCTGGGAAGGATGGTGAGATAGAGACCCTGCGGCTGGCACAGTACAAGGCCTTTTACACCACAG GAGGGGCAGTGGCTTGCGACGGGAGTGTTGGGCCAGCTGAGCATCACCAGCCACCCCTCATTTTTAATCTGGATCCTGATATCCAGGAGCAGGAGCCTTTGGATGTGGCATCCAGGGAATATCAGGCAGTGCTGCCCACAATCAGCAGGGTTTACACCCAAGCTCTGGAGGACATCTCAACAGACAACATCTCAGTGGCAGATTATTCCAAGGATCCATCCGCAACCCCTTGCTGCAACAGGCAGCACCTGGCCTGCAGGTGCCAAGTGCCCCTGTCTCAGGCAGCCCCACTGGACCCTGGCACAGAAAAAAGAGCACCCtggctttgtttttaa